A stretch of DNA from Natrinema halophilum:
CCACTTGCGCAGTCGGTGCATTTGACTCCGCTTTTTCGAGGAAATAGAGCGTCCGTAGGCGTCCTTGTCCTTCCAGTCGATCGTCGTCGTCAGCCCCTTGTCGTGCATCGTCTGTGTCGTCGGTGCGCCGACGCGGGACTTTTCTTGCCGCTCCTGGTGATTGAACGCCCGCCACTCCGGGCCGGGGTCGATCTGTTCCTCCTCCACGACGAGCCCACAGTCTTCACAGATGAGCTCTCCCCGGTCGGAGTCCTTAACGAGATTGTCCGATTCACACTCGGGGCAGGCACGTACCCCCTCTTGATCCTCGGTCTCGTCCGTCTCACGCGTTCGCTCCCGCTGGCGGGTGGACCGTGTCATCGCACTTTTATAGTAGTATCACCATAGTATATAAACATTGGGTAAGCGTTTTCGACTACTCTCTCGTATTTGCCGAAAACAGACGGTAGGGGCTTTCAGACGGAAGGTTTACGCTTCGGAACCGGAAAGGCTTTATCCGGTTCCACCGGACCACGGAGACGAATGCCGGTTATTGAGTGCGACGTCGAGGCGGCTCGGGAACGGCTCGAGGAGGCGGGTATCGTCGTCGAGTCTGGGAACACGGATCACGAGCGGTGGCGGGCAAGCCGGGACGAAGCGACCGCGGTTGCATACGAGGACAAGGTCGTCATCCAGGGATCCACTCCACAGGACATCGAGTCGTTGCTTCGCGAGGATGGCGGGCGCGCCCACCTCTATTTCGACGGTGCGTGCCGCGGGAATCCCGGTCCCGCCGCGATCGGCTGGGTGATCGTCACCGGCGACGGAATCGTCGCCGAAGGGGGCGAGAGGATCGGTCGAGCGACCAACAACCAGGC
This window harbors:
- the rnhA gene encoding ribonuclease HI gives rise to the protein MPVIECDVEAARERLEEAGIVVESGNTDHERWRASRDEATAVAYEDKVVIQGSTPQDIESLLREDGGRAHLYFDGACRGNPGPAAIGWVIVTGDGIVAEGGERIGRATNNQAEYEALIAVLETARDYGYDEVQVRGDSELIVKQVRGEYDTNDPDLREKRVTVRELLAAFDEWTIEHVPREINDRADDLANEALEQA